The proteins below come from a single Ruegeria sp. THAF33 genomic window:
- a CDS encoding DUF1194 domain-containing protein, whose protein sequence is MIRWAITLGLAVLASPIKAETCRLALALAMDISVSVDEAEDVLQRQGLAAALIAPEVQEAFFSSPMPVALAVYEWSGRSTQHVILNWLLIEDVADLLFASGQISASVRSDSGSATAMGYALAYGSTLMNQAPDCLFQTIDLSGDGSNNDGYGPQIAYRHFAFQNVVVNGLVINAADFEGELFLIPFFENNVLHGPGAFLEVAQGFEDFERAMRKKLKRELSGLQIGALDENPQ, encoded by the coding sequence GCCCTTGCACTGGCCATGGACATTTCGGTTTCGGTCGATGAGGCCGAGGACGTGCTGCAACGGCAGGGTTTGGCCGCTGCGCTGATCGCACCCGAAGTGCAGGAGGCCTTTTTTTCCTCTCCTATGCCGGTTGCTTTGGCTGTTTACGAATGGAGCGGTCGGTCCACCCAGCACGTCATTTTGAATTGGTTGCTGATAGAAGATGTTGCCGACCTGCTTTTCGCCTCCGGTCAGATAAGTGCCTCTGTGAGATCAGATTCCGGATCAGCGACCGCCATGGGCTATGCCCTGGCTTACGGGTCTACCTTGATGAACCAGGCACCCGACTGCTTGTTTCAAACGATTGACCTGTCCGGAGATGGTTCAAACAACGATGGCTATGGGCCGCAAATAGCCTATCGTCACTTCGCGTTCCAGAATGTGGTGGTCAATGGCCTCGTGATCAACGCGGCGGATTTTGAAGGCGAACTTTTTCTGATCCCGTTTTTTGAAAACAACGTCCTGCATGGTCCCGGTGCCTTTTTGGAAGTCGCTCAGGGGTTCGAAGATTTCGAACGGGCCATGCGGAAAAAGCTGAAACGGGAATTGAGCGGTTTGCAGATTGGTGCGCTTGATGAAAACCCGCAATAA
- a CDS encoding MarR family winged helix-turn-helix transcriptional regulator, translating to MSMEMQVSGLEAKGFMTSYLEALALVERLHRLLLDVIKDEFERVGVLEINAVQALLLFNIGDHEVTAGELKSRGYYQGSNVSYNLKKLVEMGYMHHQRCEIDRRSVRVRLTPRGSEIRNIVSDLFARHAEGLQSRGVLELEGIEDITTSLRRVERYWTDQIRYIY from the coding sequence ATGAGTATGGAAATGCAGGTCTCCGGGCTGGAAGCCAAGGGGTTCATGACCAGCTATCTTGAGGCGCTGGCCCTGGTGGAGCGGCTGCACCGGTTGCTGCTGGATGTCATCAAGGATGAATTCGAGCGCGTCGGCGTGCTGGAAATCAACGCGGTTCAGGCGTTGCTGCTGTTCAATATCGGCGATCACGAAGTGACGGCGGGCGAGCTGAAAAGCCGCGGCTACTATCAGGGCAGCAATGTCAGCTACAACCTCAAGAAACTGGTTGAGATGGGGTATATGCACCACCAGAGATGCGAGATTGACCGCCGCTCTGTCCGCGTGCGTCTGACACCACGAGGCAGTGAAATCCGCAATATCGTGTCCGACCTGTTTGCGCGTCACGCCGAAGGATTGCAAAGCAGAGGCGTGTTGGAGTTGGAAGGTATCGAAGACATCACCACGTCGCTGCGCCGCGTGGAGCGATATTGGACCGACCAGATCCGATACATCTACTGA
- a CDS encoding succinate dehydrogenase assembly factor 2 encodes MKMRSMRRGIKEMDIILSAYADRNLADMDAAGLDVFDALLHENDQDLYQWVTGQVQPPEQFASLISNIAQTFQK; translated from the coding sequence ATGAAAATGCGATCCATGCGGCGCGGGATCAAAGAGATGGACATCATCCTGTCCGCTTATGCCGATCGCAACCTGGCAGATATGGATGCGGCCGGGCTGGATGTCTTTGACGCGCTGCTGCACGAAAACGATCAGGACCTTTATCAATGGGTCACAGGTCAGGTGCAGCCGCCGGAGCAGTTTGCCAGTTTGATTTCAAACATCGCGCAGACCTTTCAGAAATAA
- a CDS encoding helix-turn-helix domain-containing protein — MNDEKDWYGPESATFGDRLAGAREAAGMTQAELARRLGVKKTTIVDWENDLSEPRANRLSMMAGLVNVSIMWLLTGEGEGMDAPVEEGEGGMELSTAVAELRAIRGEMRVCAERAARLEKKMRLMLEQKN; from the coding sequence ATGAATGATGAAAAAGACTGGTATGGACCTGAGTCTGCGACATTCGGGGACCGTCTGGCAGGCGCGCGCGAAGCGGCCGGAATGACCCAGGCAGAGCTGGCGCGCCGCCTTGGCGTCAAGAAGACGACGATTGTCGATTGGGAAAACGATCTGTCCGAACCGCGTGCGAACCGGTTGTCGATGATGGCGGGGCTGGTCAATGTCTCGATCATGTGGCTGCTGACCGGTGAGGGCGAAGGGATGGATGCCCCGGTGGAAGAGGGCGAAGGTGGAATGGAACTGTCGACCGCGGTGGCTGAACTGCGCGCCATCCGAGGAGAGATGCGGGTTTGCGCTGAACGTGCGGCGCGTCTGGAAAAGAAAATGCGTCTGATGCTGGAGCAGAAGAATTGA
- a CDS encoding pyridoxal phosphate-dependent aminotransferase produces MSFLSATLSRVKPSPTIAMTAKAAELKAAGRDVIGLSAGEPDFDTPQNIKDAAVAAIAAGKTKYTAPDGIPELKQAVCAKMKRDHGLDYTPAQISVGTGGKQTLYNALMATMNDGDEVIIPAPYWVSYPDMVLLAGGTPVVVETTLANSFKLTAEQLEAAITPRTKWFIFNSPSNPTGAGYSRDELRALTDVLMRHPHVWILSDDMYEHLAYDGFEFCTPAEVEPGLYDRTLTCNGVSKAYAMTGWRIGYAAGPVELISAMRKIQSQSTSNPCSISQWAAVEALNGTQDFLAPNNETFKRRRDLVVRMLDEIDGITCPTPEGAFYVYPSIAGLIGKTTPAGTVIENDEAFATALLEEADVAVVFGAAFGLSPNFRVSYATSDAALTEACARIQRFCASLR; encoded by the coding sequence ATGAGTTTCCTGTCTGCGACACTGTCACGCGTTAAACCATCGCCCACGATCGCCATGACAGCCAAGGCCGCCGAGTTGAAAGCCGCCGGGCGCGACGTGATCGGCCTGAGCGCGGGTGAGCCGGATTTCGACACCCCGCAAAACATCAAGGACGCCGCCGTTGCAGCGATTGCAGCCGGAAAAACCAAGTACACCGCACCGGACGGCATTCCGGAACTGAAGCAGGCGGTTTGCGCCAAGATGAAGCGCGATCACGGGCTGGACTACACGCCCGCGCAGATCTCGGTTGGAACGGGCGGAAAGCAGACGCTGTACAACGCCTTGATGGCAACAATGAATGACGGTGACGAGGTGATCATCCCCGCGCCATATTGGGTAAGCTACCCCGATATGGTTTTGCTGGCAGGTGGAACGCCGGTTGTTGTTGAAACGACGCTGGCCAACAGCTTCAAGCTGACGGCAGAACAACTGGAAGCCGCCATCACCCCAAGGACAAAGTGGTTCATCTTCAACTCGCCCTCGAACCCGACAGGCGCAGGGTACAGCCGGGATGAGCTCAGGGCCCTCACCGATGTTCTGATGCGCCATCCGCATGTCTGGATCCTGTCGGACGACATGTATGAACACCTGGCCTATGACGGGTTTGAATTCTGCACGCCTGCCGAGGTGGAGCCCGGCCTGTATGACAGGACGCTCACCTGCAACGGTGTTTCGAAAGCCTACGCCATGACCGGCTGGCGCATCGGTTATGCGGCCGGTCCGGTCGAACTCATCTCGGCGATGCGCAAGATCCAGTCGCAATCCACCTCGAACCCCTGCTCGATCAGCCAGTGGGCGGCGGTGGAAGCGCTGAACGGAACACAGGATTTTCTGGCTCCGAACAATGAAACGTTCAAACGCCGCCGTGATCTGGTGGTGCGCATGTTGGACGAGATTGACGGCATAACCTGCCCGACACCCGAGGGCGCGTTTTATGTCTACCCCTCGATCGCCGGGCTGATTGGCAAAACGACACCCGCCGGAACCGTCATCGAAAACGATGAAGCCTTTGCCACGGCCCTGCTGGAAGAGGCGGATGTCGCCGTCGTGTTCGGCGCGGCCTTCGGCCTGTCACCCAACTTCCGGGTCAGCTATGCGACGTCCGATGCAGCCCTGACCGAAGCCTGCGCTCGCATACAGCGCTTTTGTGCGTCTCTGAGGTAA
- a CDS encoding MATE family efflux transporter has translation MTKVMTYPAHFRAIAVLGLPLIGGHLAQFAIGLTDTIMLGWYGVEALAAVTLASSYYFVLFLFGAGFGWAVMPMVATAAAEGDETSIRRSTRMGLWLSLLYAAVVMPLLWWSYPILIAMKQEPHIAETASEYLRIAGWGLFPALIVMVLKSYLAALERTQIVLWITVTAAVVNGLTNYALIFGNWGAPELGVMGAAIASIATQVVSLVAVVVYVVRTLPEHSLFQRFWRPDWEMFISVWKLGVPIGLTTLAEVSLFATSAVMMGWLGQVPLAAHGIALNLASATFMVHLGLSNAATIRAGNALGRRDKAHLEKGAIAVTGMSLVMSVVTVILFLTYAEPLISLFMEADDPQRGQILAIGTGLLAMAALFQLVDGAQVIALGLLRGLQDAKIPMVMAALSYWVVGIPASYYFGFVRQMDGIGVWLGLVLGLAFAAVLLMARFWMHSVRQMQAPAEPA, from the coding sequence ATGACAAAAGTGATGACATATCCGGCCCACTTTCGGGCAATTGCCGTGCTTGGCCTGCCGTTGATCGGTGGCCATCTGGCGCAGTTTGCCATCGGCCTGACCGACACGATCATGCTGGGCTGGTACGGGGTCGAGGCGCTGGCGGCGGTTACCCTGGCCAGCAGCTATTATTTCGTTCTGTTTTTGTTTGGTGCGGGGTTTGGCTGGGCCGTCATGCCGATGGTTGCCACCGCCGCGGCAGAAGGGGACGAAACCAGCATTCGCCGCTCGACCCGCATGGGGCTGTGGTTGTCACTGCTATACGCTGCGGTGGTCATGCCGTTGTTGTGGTGGTCCTATCCGATCCTGATCGCCATGAAACAAGAGCCGCATATCGCTGAAACCGCGTCGGAATATTTGCGCATTGCCGGTTGGGGGTTGTTTCCGGCGCTCATCGTGATGGTGTTGAAGTCCTACCTTGCGGCTCTGGAGCGAACTCAGATCGTGCTGTGGATCACGGTTACGGCGGCGGTTGTGAACGGGCTTACCAACTATGCGCTGATTTTTGGCAACTGGGGCGCGCCGGAACTGGGCGTGATGGGCGCTGCGATCGCTTCGATTGCGACGCAGGTCGTTTCACTGGTCGCGGTTGTCGTCTATGTGGTCCGGACCTTGCCGGAACACAGCCTCTTCCAACGCTTCTGGCGTCCGGATTGGGAAATGTTCATCAGCGTTTGGAAACTGGGCGTGCCCATTGGCCTGACCACCCTGGCCGAGGTGTCGCTGTTTGCAACATCCGCCGTGATGATGGGCTGGCTGGGTCAGGTCCCGCTGGCCGCGCACGGGATCGCCCTGAATCTGGCGTCGGCCACATTCATGGTGCACCTGGGGCTGTCAAATGCGGCCACCATCCGGGCCGGCAACGCGTTGGGCCGCCGGGACAAAGCGCATCTGGAAAAAGGTGCGATTGCCGTGACGGGCATGTCGCTGGTCATGTCCGTCGTGACCGTCATCCTGTTCCTGACATATGCCGAGCCGCTGATTTCCCTGTTCATGGAGGCCGATGATCCGCAGCGCGGACAAATTCTGGCAATCGGGACAGGATTGCTGGCCATGGCTGCCCTGTTCCAACTGGTCGACGGGGCGCAGGTGATTGCGCTGGGACTGCTGCGTGGTTTGCAGGATGCCAAGATACCGATGGTTATGGCGGCGCTCAGCTATTGGGTGGTGGGAATTCCGGCGTCCTACTATTTCGGCTTCGTCCGTCAGATGGATGGCATCGGTGTCTGGCTGGGGCTGGTGCTTGGCCTGGCTTTCGCGGCGGTGCTGCTGATGGCCCGGTTCTGGATGCATTCGGTGCGGCAGATGCAGGCGCCGGCAGAACCTGCCTAG
- the ppk2 gene encoding polyphosphate kinase 2, whose protein sequence is MEAIARVETNSTQVKTGPTPVADVAEPSPEKIRQAFESGKYPYGRKMARSVYEEQKAKLQAELLKVQLWAQETGQRFVLLFEGRDAAGKGGTIKRFMEHLNPRQARVVALNKPTWEEKGQWYYQRYIQELPTVGEMVFYDRSWYNRAGVERVMGFCSPNEYLEFMRQTPELERMLVRSGIQLYKYWFSVTQEEQQRRFKSRETDPLKQWKLSPIDKASLSKWDDYTEAKEAMFFYTDTADAPWTIIKSNDKKRARLNCMRHFLSTLDYPGKDHDIVGEPDPLIVGQAHHVIHRSEHILGTALHPDAR, encoded by the coding sequence ATGGAAGCCATTGCTCGGGTCGAAACAAATTCAACTCAGGTCAAGACCGGGCCGACGCCGGTTGCAGACGTCGCAGAGCCCAGCCCTGAAAAGATCCGGCAGGCGTTTGAAAGCGGCAAGTACCCCTATGGCCGCAAGATGGCGCGGTCGGTGTACGAAGAACAGAAGGCCAAGCTTCAGGCAGAGTTGCTGAAGGTTCAGTTGTGGGCGCAGGAAACCGGGCAGCGTTTCGTTCTGCTGTTCGAAGGGCGCGATGCTGCCGGCAAGGGCGGTACGATAAAGCGCTTCATGGAGCACCTCAATCCGCGTCAGGCCCGAGTCGTGGCCTTGAATAAACCCACTTGGGAAGAAAAGGGGCAGTGGTATTACCAGCGCTATATTCAGGAACTGCCAACAGTTGGCGAAATGGTGTTCTACGACCGGTCCTGGTACAACCGCGCCGGTGTCGAGCGGGTGATGGGCTTCTGCTCTCCCAATGAATATCTGGAATTCATGCGGCAGACGCCAGAGTTGGAGCGGATGCTGGTACGTTCGGGCATCCAGCTTTACAAATACTGGTTCTCGGTCACGCAGGAAGAACAGCAGCGTCGTTTCAAAAGTCGCGAGACGGATCCTCTGAAACAGTGGAAATTGTCACCGATTGACAAGGCCAGCCTCAGCAAGTGGGACGATTATACCGAAGCTAAAGAGGCCATGTTCTTTTACACCGATACCGCGGACGCACCGTGGACGATCATCAAGTCGAATGACAAGAAACGCGCGCGGCTGAATTGTATGCGCCATTTCCTGTCGACGCTGGACTATCCGGGCAAGGATCACGACATTGTGGGTGAGCCCGATCCGTTGATCGTGGGGCAGGCGCATCACGTGATTCACCGCTCCGAGCATATTCTGGGTACAGCACTGCATCCGGACGCTCGTTAA
- a CDS encoding carboxymuconolactone decarboxylase family protein produces MSWIRTIPFEQATGRLKKLYDRVTGPGNNVDNIMMAHSLRPHSMEGHMAIYKAVLHHSGNKIPKWFLEVQGVWVSSLNRCGYCVEHHFAGLQRLLANEERGNAIRAAIEARDPAAAPLDAAQVAAMAYARKLTEDPGDLVEADVTALRTAGWDDGEILEINQVCSYFSYANRTVLGLGCSTEGDELGLSPNNSDNPDDWGHR; encoded by the coding sequence ATGAGCTGGATCAGAACCATCCCATTCGAGCAGGCCACAGGCAGGCTGAAGAAACTCTATGACCGCGTCACGGGCCCGGGCAACAATGTGGACAATATCATGATGGCGCATTCGTTGCGTCCGCATTCGATGGAAGGGCACATGGCGATCTACAAGGCGGTGCTGCATCACTCGGGCAACAAGATACCGAAATGGTTTCTCGAGGTGCAGGGCGTGTGGGTCAGCTCTCTGAACCGATGCGGGTATTGCGTCGAACACCATTTCGCAGGGTTGCAGCGGTTGCTGGCCAACGAAGAACGGGGAAACGCGATCCGGGCGGCGATCGAAGCCCGCGATCCGGCCGCCGCGCCATTGGATGCAGCGCAGGTGGCGGCCATGGCCTATGCGCGCAAGCTGACCGAGGATCCGGGCGATCTGGTCGAAGCGGATGTGACGGCGCTGCGCACGGCAGGGTGGGATGATGGAGAAATCCTCGAGATCAATCAGGTCTGTTCTTACTTCTCTTATGCGAACCGCACGGTTCTGGGGCTGGGATGTTCGACGGAAGGCGACGAATTGGGTCTGTCGCCCAACAACTCTGACAACCCTGACGATTGGGGGCATAGATGA
- a CDS encoding LysR family transcriptional regulator, which yields MSKSLSLRWLEVFQLIAKSGSIQQVASETDLSISTVSNHLRSLERALGIELVDHGRRPMGLTPAGEVFARYVREGLTVLKRGEAEIRTGNWQHATDLRLALIDDFDNQIAPDLVRFLAQALPRCNFRHFTRPSHEILAKLQEHKLDVGVATRPLGRTEGLIEYPLMRDPFIVVVPNKFEGSPDELFNPDADLPLLRYSRDYVIGKQIETQLARSKYSLPNRFELECNQSIIGLVAQGSGWAITTAACFHRTQRFHNSVKAMPFPGSNFVRTVSLFTTEVYPATTSVLIQKAMSKLIRQHFTRPMCARHNWLKNEFRTMEIEGV from the coding sequence GTGTCCAAATCTCTGAGTCTTCGATGGCTGGAAGTGTTTCAGTTGATCGCCAAATCCGGATCGATTCAGCAAGTCGCATCAGAAACAGACTTGTCGATCAGCACGGTTTCGAACCACCTGCGCAGCCTCGAACGCGCGTTGGGAATTGAATTGGTCGACCATGGGCGCCGCCCGATGGGCCTGACGCCGGCGGGCGAGGTGTTTGCCCGCTATGTGCGTGAGGGTCTGACTGTGTTGAAACGCGGTGAGGCCGAGATACGAACGGGAAACTGGCAGCATGCGACTGATCTGCGGCTGGCTTTGATCGATGATTTCGACAACCAGATCGCGCCCGACCTTGTTCGTTTTCTGGCGCAGGCTCTGCCGCGGTGCAATTTCCGCCATTTCACGCGCCCGAGCCACGAAATTCTTGCCAAACTTCAGGAACACAAGCTTGACGTGGGCGTCGCCACACGACCGCTGGGCCGTACCGAGGGGCTGATCGAATACCCGTTGATGAGAGATCCCTTCATCGTCGTGGTTCCCAACAAGTTCGAAGGGTCCCCGGACGAGCTGTTCAACCCGGATGCCGACCTGCCATTGTTGAGGTATTCGCGTGACTATGTGATCGGCAAGCAGATTGAAACGCAGTTGGCCCGGAGCAAATACAGCCTGCCCAACCGGTTTGAGCTGGAGTGTAATCAATCCATCATCGGCTTGGTTGCGCAGGGCAGCGGGTGGGCAATCACGACCGCCGCGTGTTTCCACCGAACGCAGAGGTTTCACAACAGCGTAAAGGCTATGCCATTTCCCGGTAGCAACTTCGTTCGCACAGTGTCGCTGTTTACAACTGAAGTATACCCAGCAACGACGTCGGTGCTGATCCAGAAGGCCATGAGCAAATTGATACGTCAGCATTTCACAAGACCGATGTGTGCCCGGCACAATTGGCTGAAGAATGAGTTCCGCACCATGGAGATCGAGGGTGTCTAG
- a CDS encoding FAD-dependent oxidoreductase, with amino-acid sequence MKSRTRAVVIGGGIAGCSTLYHLTREGWTDVVLVERNELTSGTTWHSAAQVTNFGMNQTMVGLKSHSIRLYKELADDPDYPINYHHADGGIRLANTEGQMQGYRHFASMARGMDVHFEVIDADECARRHPLISTDNLIGGLWDPLDGDIDPAQLCQALARRARKAGAEVYRNTPVTALTQHNDDTWTVHTEHGDIDCDVVVNACGYRVNEVGAMMGVHHPVSSMEHQYFLTEEIEAIRDAGHRMPLLRCPISDYYCRHEKNGLLLGFYEQGCKTWGMDGIDPNFVNALCPDDLDRVTDVLEGAFARMPALMEVGIHTVVNGPITYTIDGAPLVGPIPGKRNAFCIIGLRAGLGEGGGHGWLLAQQIVHGEACYDTWCLDPRRFAGHANVELTALKAIEDYQNEFRFHFPHEHRPAGRPAKTTPLTPVLASEGAEFTVVNGWERVDYIKPDPGFSPTLGFDFDETFDLVAAEVESIRTGVGLAEVNGFNRIEITGSDRHAFLDRLFCGLVSRRDGRVGLGYLLNDHGMIKAEATIANLPASDRGPARVWYGSAAASEFHDMDWLRQHLRSNEDVQLRSLTNDQTILVLAGPKSRSVLSACARGDWSADAFPWLSVRECFVGIASATVMNLSFSGELAYEIHVPNASLYAAYLALREAGETHGLKLFGARAVESMRMEKSFLHWKADLITEFDPFETGLDRFVRLDKGAFVGRDALLKRKSEGPRRKLVPLRIESTLGPAHPGASLMQDDSVVGTVTSGEWGHRTEMNLAHAFVHPSLAEVGREMELDSCGKRIGATVISPSPYDPDFVRMKA; translated from the coding sequence ATGAAGTCGCGTACCAGAGCCGTTGTGATAGGGGGCGGGATCGCCGGATGTTCGACGCTCTACCACCTGACCCGGGAAGGGTGGACCGATGTGGTTTTGGTCGAACGGAATGAACTGACCTCGGGCACGACATGGCATTCGGCGGCGCAGGTCACCAATTTCGGCATGAACCAGACGATGGTCGGCCTGAAATCTCATTCGATCCGTCTGTACAAGGAACTGGCCGACGATCCGGATTACCCTATCAATTATCACCACGCAGACGGTGGCATCCGTCTGGCGAACACCGAAGGGCAGATGCAGGGCTATCGTCACTTTGCGTCCATGGCGCGGGGGATGGACGTGCATTTCGAGGTGATAGACGCGGATGAATGTGCCCGGAGACACCCGTTGATTTCGACCGACAATCTCATCGGTGGGCTTTGGGATCCGCTGGACGGAGACATCGATCCGGCGCAATTGTGCCAGGCCCTTGCGCGCCGGGCACGCAAGGCGGGCGCCGAGGTGTATCGAAATACGCCGGTGACCGCGCTGACACAGCACAACGATGACACCTGGACCGTGCATACCGAGCACGGGGATATCGACTGTGATGTCGTCGTCAACGCCTGCGGCTACAGGGTCAACGAAGTCGGCGCCATGATGGGTGTTCATCATCCCGTGTCGTCCATGGAACATCAGTATTTCCTGACCGAAGAAATCGAGGCCATCCGGGATGCCGGACACCGGATGCCGCTGCTGCGCTGCCCGATCAGCGACTATTATTGCCGACACGAAAAGAACGGGCTGCTACTCGGGTTCTACGAGCAGGGATGTAAGACCTGGGGTATGGACGGGATCGATCCGAACTTCGTGAACGCTTTGTGCCCGGATGATCTGGACCGTGTGACCGATGTGCTGGAAGGGGCCTTCGCGCGCATGCCTGCCTTGATGGAGGTTGGTATTCACACCGTGGTCAACGGGCCAATCACCTACACAATTGACGGGGCGCCTCTGGTCGGTCCGATCCCGGGAAAACGCAACGCGTTTTGTATCATTGGCCTGCGGGCCGGGCTGGGTGAAGGTGGCGGTCACGGATGGTTGCTGGCACAGCAGATCGTGCATGGCGAGGCATGCTATGACACGTGGTGCCTCGATCCCCGAAGGTTCGCCGGACATGCAAATGTGGAACTCACGGCACTAAAGGCGATTGAAGATTACCAGAACGAATTCAGGTTCCACTTTCCGCATGAACATCGCCCTGCGGGCCGACCCGCCAAGACGACCCCTCTGACGCCTGTTCTGGCATCCGAAGGGGCCGAGTTCACTGTGGTCAACGGGTGGGAGAGGGTGGACTATATCAAACCCGATCCCGGATTTTCGCCGACGCTTGGTTTCGATTTTGACGAAACCTTCGACTTGGTAGCTGCCGAAGTCGAAAGTATTCGAACCGGCGTCGGGCTTGCAGAGGTCAACGGGTTCAACCGCATCGAGATCACAGGATCCGACAGGCACGCATTTCTGGACCGGTTGTTTTGTGGATTGGTCTCTCGGCGTGACGGGCGTGTCGGGTTGGGATACCTGTTGAACGACCACGGTATGATCAAGGCAGAAGCGACGATTGCTAATCTGCCCGCCAGCGACCGGGGACCGGCCCGCGTTTGGTATGGCTCTGCCGCAGCGAGCGAATTTCACGACATGGATTGGTTGCGGCAGCATCTGCGCAGCAATGAAGACGTTCAGTTGCGCAGCCTGACGAACGATCAGACCATTCTGGTTCTGGCCGGCCCGAAGTCGCGTTCTGTCTTGTCAGCCTGCGCCAGAGGAGATTGGTCGGCAGATGCGTTCCCTTGGCTCAGTGTGCGCGAGTGCTTTGTTGGTATTGCTTCTGCAACGGTTATGAACCTCAGTTTCTCGGGCGAGTTGGCCTATGAAATCCATGTTCCCAACGCCTCGCTCTATGCGGCCTATCTTGCCTTGCGCGAGGCGGGCGAAACGCACGGGCTGAAACTGTTCGGTGCCAGGGCTGTCGAGTCCATGCGCATGGAGAAGAGTTTTTTGCATTGGAAAGCCGATCTGATCACGGAATTTGATCCCTTTGAAACCGGTCTGGATCGGTTCGTCCGGTTGGACAAGGGCGCATTCGTGGGGCGTGATGCCTTGTTGAAACGAAAGTCAGAAGGACCACGGCGCAAGCTGGTCCCTCTACGCATTGAGTCAACTCTCGGTCCGGCGCATCCTGGGGCTTCTCTGATGCAGGATGATTCTGTCGTTGGTACTGTCACGTCGGGCGAATGGGGGCATCGCACGGAAATGAACCTGGCGCATGCCTTCGTTCATCCGTCTCTGGCAGAGGTTGGCCGCGAAATGGAATTGGATAGCTGCGGGAAACGGATTGGTGCGACGGTTATCAGCCCAAGCCCGTACGACCCGGATTTTGTGCGGATGAAAGCCTAG